A DNA window from Jaculus jaculus isolate mJacJac1 chromosome 1, mJacJac1.mat.Y.cur, whole genome shotgun sequence contains the following coding sequences:
- the Nek2 gene encoding serine/threonine-protein kinase Nek2: MPSRVEDYEVLHGIGTGSYGRCRKIRRRSDGKILVWKELDYGSMTEAEKQMLVSEVNLLRELKHPNIVRYYDRIIDRTNTTLYIVMEYCEGGDLASVITKGTKDRQYLDEEFVLRVMTQLTLALKECHRRSDGGHTVLHRDLKPANVFLDGKQNVKLGDFGLARILNHDTSFAKTFVGTPYYMSPEQMNRMSYNEKSDIWSLGCLLYELCALMPPFTAFNQKELAGKIREGRFRRIPYRYSDELNDIITRMLSLKDYQRPSVEEILENPLIADLVTEEQRRNPERRGRRSVEPSKLQDSSTVLSELKLMEIRLQERERALQAREESLEKKERELCVRERLAEDKLARAESLVRSCGLRKEQRLLSLASGPELFNLPSSLIKKKVHFGGESKENMRSENYESQLSSKSKCKDLKKRLHAAQLRAQALSDMEKNYQLKSRQILGMR, translated from the exons ATGCCGTCCCGGGTGGAGGACTACGAGGTGCTGCACGGCATCGGCACGGGCTCCTACGGCCGCTGCCGGAAGATCCGGAGGAGGAGCGACGGCAAG ATTCTAGTTTGGAAAGAGCTAGACTATGGCTCCATGACAGAAGCTGAGAAGCAGATGCTCGTCTCTGAAGTCAATCTGCTTCGTGAACTGAAACATCCAAACATCGTCCGTTACTATGATCGAATCATAGATCGGACCAACACTACCCTATACATTGTAATGGAATATTGTGAAGGAGGGGACCTGGCAAGTGTAATTACAAAGGGGACCAAGGACAG ACAATACTTAGATGAAGAGTTTGTTCTTCGAGTGATGACTCAGTTGACTCTGGCCCTGAAAGAGTGTCACAGGCGAAGTGACGGTGGTCATACTGTGCTGCATCGGGATCTGAAACCAGCCAACGTCTTCCTGGATGGCAAGCAGAACGTCAAGCTTGGAGACTTTGGGCTAGCTAGAATATTAAACCATGATACAAGTTTTGCCAAAACTTTTGTTGGCACACCTTATTACATGTCTCCT GAACAAATGAACCGCATGTCCTACAATGAGAAGTCAGACATCTGGTCCCTGGGCTGCCTGCTCTATGAGCTCTGTGCATTGAT GCCTCCATTTACAGCTTTTAACCAAAAAGAATTAGCTGGGAAAATCAGAGAAGGCAGATTCAGACGAATTCCATACCGATATTCTGATGAATTGAATGACATTATTACAAGGATGTTAAGTTTAAAG GATTACCAGCGACCTTCCGTTGAAGAGATTCTTGAGAATCCTTTGATAGCAGACTTGGTTACAGAAGAGCAAAGAAGAAATCCTGAGAGGAGGGGCCGTCGCTCAGTAGAGCCTTCGAAGCTGCAGGACTCCAGCACGGTGCTGAGTGAGCTGAAGCTGATGGAGATCCGGCTGCAGGAGCGGGAGCGGGCCCTCCAAGCACGGGAGGAGAGCCTGGAGA AGAAGGAGCGTGAACTCTGTGTCCGAGAGAGACTGGCCGAGGACAAGCTGGCCCGGGCCGAGAGTCTGGTGAGGAGCTGCGGCCTGCGGAAGGAGCAGCGCTTGCTGTCTCTGGCAAGTGGTCCAG AACTATTTAATCTCCCATCCTCCTTGATCAAGAAGAAAGTTCATTTTGGCGGGGAGAGTAAAGAGAACATGCGGAGTGAGAATTACGAGAGTCAGCTCTCCTCCAAATCCAAGTGCAAGGACCTGAAGAAGAGGCTGCATGCTGCGCAGCTGCGGGCTCAAGCCTTGTCGGATATGGAAAAGAACTATCAGCTGAAGAGCAGACAGATCCTGGGCATGCGCTAG